In Zingiber officinale cultivar Zhangliang chromosome 3B, Zo_v1.1, whole genome shotgun sequence, a single window of DNA contains:
- the LOC122056277 gene encoding putative disease resistance protein RGA4, giving the protein MESSAIAAAGFLGKRVFALLQLEEKLKELVGIEARMENLKELSTIIDTVIQDVEACSVTDAALKNLLRKLKYLAYDLEDVVDYYDTEASRKERSRAYSRPVRDFFSSNNNQLVFKSRISGMIKAVRKNLDSILKQKSILENLRQGTNRISLSAYRGIHPQNSLDVKGRETEKEMIVNMLTADEGSSNDTMKVISIVGMGGLGKTTLARHVFNDERVKSYFGNFRMWKVVGAEFDPTKIMKSVSELAATAIGAPVNTLEPGISNLQLATQALVNTSELERMKSILKLAKGAPVNTSELDLMKFILQSAKGAAVNTSEPELVRGELEKALSDKRFLLVLDDVWDEKILQWRELKEALSCGARGSKVLVTTRNQNVSSIMGSFKTHHIQQLSRDDCLSLFQQFSFGDEEPNENLKEIGGKIVEKCGGVPLAAISLGSMLHSTRDETYWSSVLNSEVWQLRDEDQTLLPVLKLSYDALPLRSKKCFAFGSLFPKNYVMDKDELIQMWTTNGFVCSDRNFDAETLGNRIFDDLVLRSFFLLAPSEKCDDGRHVTKCTMHDLMHDLARLVSEDEYCNIKDNQAKNIQKRTYHLRIEYTKEKISLFKKEKPFYLRTLLLRKCNLSGKVHLLQFIFSELKFLRALDLSENGIKGVPTSVGNSIHLRYLTLSKNKIKFLPDTITLLQNLLFLNLTENPLQELPKRLRYMQSLWYLYCDCDSLTHMPPGLSGLTSLRSLSSFVVENRTGSCSITQLEDLKLHGAMEIKFSKNFSSYSCGGRKIFTNKDFNELSLSFNCSTTNDMSMLDDLCPNTSLKKLKICNYGSRHFPTWLMESQLPNLVVVILQNCNFCEHIPHFRNLQFLRKLVLDGMSGVKHMVAECHGHGPIRGFPSLQEFKLISMTNLEGWSESDGVDELFPILKKLEIWNCPKLKNIPKLQTIELLKLHDCSGSLLSSVGRMTSLSHLKLEDVKGMTSLPSGCLRNLTSLMKLEIISCNGLRFLPMDEMQQLTMVHSLFIQKCNNLSLQNCDSNTLQPEILVQILNSLHEFDIQICFKNGNLRGQLQHLHRLGRLWISGSHHVFDPFKSSSIKTNLSICCCDELESLMTEAPSTSVLEDLHICYIPNLTTLPEWLQHLGSLRQLWIYNCSRLESLPRSLQELRLLEYLTIFGCHRRLNRRCKRVTGEDWPNISHVRSIEIYPGETPCCVAALCCVAALCCAAALCCVPLILCYPLFEYLSSSESIPQDRERHNFN; this is encoded by the exons ATGGAATCTTCGGCGATTGCTGCGGCTGGCTTCCTGGGCAAGAGGGTGTTTGCTCTCCTCCAACTCGAAGAGAAACTCAAAGAATTGGTTGGTATTGAAGCGAGGATGGAGAATCTTAAGGAGTTGTCAACAATTATTGACACGGTAATCCAAGATGTTGAGGCCTGTTCTGTGACGGATGCTGCTTTGAAGAACTTGCTTAGGAAGCTCAAATACTTAGCCTACGATCTGGAGGATGTCGTTGATTACTATGACACCGAAGCGTCGCGGAAGGAAAGATCAAGAGCATATTCCAGGCCGGTGCGCGATTTCTTCTCTTCTAATAATAATCAACTTGTATTTAAGAGCAGGATAAGTGGCATGATAAAAGCAGTGAGGAAGAATCTAGATTCTATTTTGAAGCAAAAGTCCATCCTTGAAAATTTGCGACAAGGCACTAATCGGATCTCACTAAGTGCCTACAGAGGGATCCACCCGCAGAATAGCTTGGATGTTAAAGGGAGAGAAACAGAGAAGGAGATGATTGTCAACATGTTAACAGCTGATGAAGGAAGCAGCAATGATACAATGAAAGTCATCTCCATCGTTGGTATGGGTGGCTTGGGGAAGACTACACTTGCTCGGCACGTTTTCAATGACGAGAGGGTGAAATCTTATTTTGGAAATTTTAGAATGTGGAAAGTTGTTGGAGCAGAATTTGATCCCACCAAAATAATGAAGTCTGTTTCAGAACTGGCTGCTACTGCCATTGGCGCACCGGTCAACACTTTAGAACCCGGGATATCTAATTTACAATTGGCTACGCAAGCACTGGTCAACACCTCAGAACTAGAGAGAATGAAGTCTATCTTAAAATTGGCTAAGGGTGCACCGGTCAACACCTCAGAACTAGACTTAATGAAGTTTATTTTACAATCGGCTAAGGGTGCAGCGGTTAACACCTCAGAACCAGAGTTAGTGAGGGGAGAACTGGAAAAAGCTTTATCAGATAAGAGATTTCTGCTCGTGTTGGATGATGTATGGGATGAAAAAATATTACAGTGGAGGGAACTGAAAGAAGCCTTATCATGTGGGGCAAGAGGAAGTAAAGTTTTAGTGACTACCCGTAATCAAAATGTCTCTTCGATAATGGGCTCATTCAAAACCCACCACATACAGCAGTTGTCCCGGGATGATTGTTTGTCCTTGTTTCAACAATTTTCTTTTGGAGACGAAGAACCAAATGAGAATTTGAAGGAAATCGGTGGAAAGATTGTTGAGAAATGTGGTGGTGTGCCCTTAGCTGCCATATCTCTTGGCAGCATGCTCCACAGCACTCGAGATGAAACTTATTGGTCCTCGGTATTGAATAGTGAAGTATGGCAGCTCAGAGATGAGGACCAAACATTATTACCTGTGCTCAAGTTGAGCTACGACGCTCTCCCTCTACGGTCAAAGAAGTGCTTTGCGTTTGGGTCTCTATTCCCAAAGAACTACGTGATGGACAAGGATGAGTTGATTCAGATGTGGACAACAAATGGTTTCGTATGTTCAGATAGGAATTTTGATGCTGAAACACTTGGCAACCGCATCTTTGATGATCTAGTACTGAGGTCATTCTTTCTCTTGGCACCTTCCGAGAAGTGCGATGATGGTCGTCATGTAACCAAGTGCACAATGCATGATTTGATGCATGACCTGGCACGATTAGTATCTGAAGATGAATATTGCAATATTAAAGATAATCAAGCAAAAAATATTCAAAAGAGAACATACCATTTAAGGATAGAATATACAAAAGAGAAAATTTCTTTATTCAAGAAGGAGAAGCCATTCTACTTGCGCACCTTGTTATTGAGAAAATGTAATTTATCTGGGAAGGTTCATCTGCTTCAGTTTATCTTCTCAGAATTGAAATTCTTGCGGGCATTAGATTTAAGTGAAAATGGCATCAAAGGGGTGCCGACATCAGTTGGAAATTCGATACATTTGAGATACCTCACTTTGTCTAAGAATAAGATTAAATTTCTACCTGACACCATTACTCTTCTCCAGAATTTGCTATTTCTCAATCTCACTGAGAATCCCCTTCAAGAGTTACCAAAAAGATTAAGGTATATGCAAAGCCTTTGGTATCTTTATTGCGATTGTGATTCTTTGACTCACATGCCCCCCGGGTTGTCTGGACTGACTAGTCTTCGAAGTTTATCAAGCTTTGTTGTCGAGAATAGAACTGGCTCATGTTCAATTACACAACTTGAGGATTTGAAGCTTCATGGAGCAATGGAAATCAAATTTTCCAAGAATTTCAGCAGTTATTCTTGTGGTGGTAGAAAAATTTTCACGAATAAAGATTTTAATGAATTATCTTTATCATTTAATTGTTCAACCACTAATGACATGAGCATGCTGGATGATCTTTGCCCCAACACAAGTTTAAAGAAGTTGAAGATATGCAATTACGGGAGCCGACACTTTCCAACATGGTTGATGGAGTCCCAGTTACCAAATTTGGTTGTAGTTATTCTACAAAATTGCAATTTCTGCGAGCATATTCCTCATTTTCGAAATCTCCAATTTCTTAGAAAGCTTGTCCTAGATGGAATGAGTGGTGTGAAACACATGGTTGCCGAGTGTCATGGGCACGGACCAATCAGAGGCTTTCCTTCCCTCCAAGAGTTTAAATTGATATCGATGACTAATTTAGAGGGATGGTCAGAGTCGGATGGTGTCGATGAGTTGTTCCCTATACTGAAGAAACTGGAGATTTGGAATTGTCCAAAACTGAAAAACATACCAAAACTTCAAACAATTGAACTTCTTAAGCTACATGACTGCAGTGGGAGCCTACTTTCAAGTGTTGGAAGAATGACTTCTCTTTCTCATCTCAAACTGGAGGACGTGAAGGGCATGACATCTCTTCCAAGTGGCTGCTTAAGAAACCTCACATCCTTGATGAAATTGGAAATTATAAGCTGCAATGGACTCCGATTTCTACCTATGGATGAAATGCAACAGCTAACTATGGTTCACTCATTGTTCATCCAGAAATGTAACAATCTCAGTCTCCAAAATTGTGACAGCAACACACTGCAGCCAGAAATACTTGTACAAATCCTGAATTCACTGCATGAGTTCGACATTCAGATTTGTTTCAAGAATGGGAATTTACGAGGGCAACTGCAACACTTACACAGACTCGGACGATTGTGGATAAGTGGTTCACATCATGTTTTTGATCCATTCAAGTCAAGTTCCATTAAGACAAATTTAAGTATTTGTTGTTGTGATGAATTGGAATCCTTGATGACAGAAGCACCATCGACCAGTGTGCTAGAAGATCTACACATATGCTATATCCCCAACCTCACGACCTTACCTGAATGGCTACAACATCTCGGATCACTTCGTCAGCTATGGATCTACAACTGCTCCCGATTAGAATCGCTTCCAAGGAGTCTACAGGAACTCCGTTTGCTGGAATATTTGACGATTTTTGGGTGTCACAGACGACTGAACAGAAGATGCAAAAGGGTGACAGGCGAAGATTGGCCCAACATTTCTCATGTGCGATCTATTGAGATTTATCCAGGAG AAACTCCATGCTGTGTTGCAGCTCTATGCTGTGTTGCAGCTCTATGCTGTGCTGCAGCTCTATGCTGTGTTCCATTAATCTTATGTTACCCTTTGTTCGAATATTTAAGTTCTTCAGAGTCGATCCCACAAGATCGAGAG AGACATAATTTCAATTGA